From a single Vespula pensylvanica isolate Volc-1 chromosome 24, ASM1446617v1, whole genome shotgun sequence genomic region:
- the LOC122636866 gene encoding tight junction protein ZO-2 isoform X3 yields the protein MDRNESGVGIGSSTNGNCHVGNSGSPLNSSSSSHPPLHTSSSGLDSQTGDRGWEIHQVTVTRVPGYGFGIAVSGGRDNPHFTNGDPAIAISDVLKAGPAEGKLQVNDRIISANGVSLEGADYGAAVRVLRDSGSTVLLVVKRRASSNSSTCPGNSAPQTHRLTLTRNNKKDDFGIVLGCRLYVKEVTRENIGVKPGDVLTRISGIAADNMSLKEARKLMDQCKDRLSIVITRDSSCCQVQQQVKTDSGEYLSGASYSSQNLYVPPPTRQPLEDKSNLVPRGRSRGPLMDVSLSQLDLPATPTVDPPRPPPPRPEDYYSSRRQMYDEDSITQRTKQPMPDPRFITFQKEGSVGVRLCGGNETGVFVTAVQAGSPASLQGLQPGDKILKVNDMDMKGVTREEAVLFLLSLQEQIDLIVQHRRQEYDQIVASGRGDSFHIKTHFHYEQPEKGEMSFRSGDVFHVVDTLHNGVVGSWQVFRIGRNNQEVQKGIIPNKARAEELATAQFNATKKELSASESRGSFFRRRRSSHRRSKSLGRDHWDDVVFSDSVSKFPAYERVILRHPGFVRPVVLFGPVADLGREKLLKDFPDKFTSPQMESQMEESGNKNTKSSGIIRLSAIREVMDRGKHALLDITPNAVDRLNYAQFYPIVIFLKAETKQVIKEMRAGIPKSAHKSSKKLLEQCQKLDKIWGHIFSAVITLTTPEAWYRKLRELIDRQQQGSLWMSQTKPEEALSDDFLFPMTSRLSYASSPESDLELSPAPALPGTLGPPIRLKSSSDPSIATQDDTTAPPPYSTNYQQSFEQHKRRSQGGAGDSKYGFSLSGQTSNQSGSPEYLGTSFEPRSPHHSPPDLPPRIDRNIKPTNQTTRGTVRSTQERLINKTDSVLDVGNYINASPHKVNATSSLERTQTKTGSYDSMSSYDSYNNNTNGNSSYAGVNLNTSTNRLGPNVPDDLKSSGMSARAHDPYRFTRSTAQPVATQEPQATRTDYAKYSRTTDYKPISIPQNKPGGSYKPIPPPKPKNYRPPQTTLVGDENSGNNGNNGNNGNNGNNGNNAYQHTKSYSIATSHVHNGVENNSNVRRNNSQYYYNIPPPTRHNENNPVNSHHNHSHITPPIHSHSLSHTHPHSSPPVTSHSHSNSAGQINLNSTHNRNNINHNGFNHNNSHGSGSQTYASGNSTHNREPNGLDLAGSREQRGSAFELYRKPVHHYNIR from the exons ATGGATAGAAACGAAAGTGGTGTTGGTATTGGAAGTAGCACCAATGGAAATTGTCACGTTGGAAATTCAGGATCACCATTGAATTCTTCCTCTTCGAGTCATCCGCCCCTTCATACTTCTTCGTCGGGATTGGATAGTCAG acCGGAGATAGAGGATGGGAGATTCATCAAGTCACCGTTACCAGAGTCCCAGGATATGGTTTTGGAATCGCTGTATCTGGTGGTCGTGATAATCCACATTTTACCAATGGTGACCCAGCTATTGCAATCTCCGACGTTTTGAAGGCCGGACCTGCGGAAGGAAAGTTGCA GGTAAACGATCGCATCATTTCCGCAAACGGAGTATCGTTAGAAGGTGCCGATTATGGAGCAGCTGTCCGAGTTCTTCGAGACTCTGGATCGACCGTTTTATTGGTCGTTAAACGGAGAGCTTCGTCGAACTCATCAACTTGCCCAGGCAATTCTGCTCCACAAACTCATCGACTTACGCTCacgcgaaataataaaaaagatg ATTTTGGAATTGTATTGGGTTGTCGATTATACGTGAAAGAGGTGACTCGAGAAAATATTGGTGTTAAGCCTGGCGATGTCCTAACGCGAATAAGTGGTATTGCCGCTGATAATATGAGCCTAAAGGAAGCAAGAAAGCTAATGGATCAATGTAAGGATCGATTGTCCATTGTAATTACCAGAGATTCTTCGTGTTGTCAAGTTCAACAACAAGTTAAGACTGATAGCGGCGAGTATTTATCCGGTGCGAGCTATAGCAGTCAAAACTTGTATGTTCCACCACCAACGAGACAACCATTGgaagataaaagtaatttGGTTCCAAGAGGACGTTCAAGAGGTCCTTTAATGGACGTTTCTTTGAGTCAATTGGATTTACCAGCGACACCAACGGTAGATCCACCTAGGCCACCTCCGCCAAGACCCGAAG attattatagTTCGCGAAGACAGATGTATGACGAGGATTCTATTACACAGCGAACGAAACAACCAAT GCCGGATCCTCGATTCATTACTTTCCAAAAAGAAGGTTCGGTAGGGGTCCGATTGTGCGGAGGAAATGAAACTGGCGTTTTTGTAACGGCGGTTCAAGCTGGAAGTCCGGCTTCTCTTCAAGGTCTTCAACCGggtgataaaattttaaag GTAAATGACATGGATATGAAAGGTGTAACCAGAGAGGAAGCGGTACTATTTCTTCTTAGTCTTCAAGAGCAAATCGATCTGATCGTGCAGCATCGACGTCAGGAATACGATCAAATAGTTGCGTCTGGTAGAGGTGATTCGTTTCACATCAA gACACATTTTCATTACGAACAACCTGAAAAGGGAGAGATGAGCTTTCGCAGTGGCGATGTCTTTCATGTAGTAGACACTCTTCATAACGGAGTCGTAGGTTCTTGGCAGGTATTCCGAATTGGTAGAAACAACCAAGAAGTACAGAAAGGTATTATTCCAAACAAAGCACGCGCCGAAGAACTTGCTACTGCACAATTCAATGCCACGAAGAAGGAACTAAGTGCTAGCGAGAGTAGAGGTAGCTTCTttaggagaagaagaagtagtcaTAGACGTTCAAAATCTCTGGGAAGG gATCATTGGGACGATGTGGTATTCTCCGACAGTGTCAGTAAATTTCCAGCTTATGAACGAGTCATTCTTCGACATCCTGGGTTTGTTAGACCGGTTGTACTTTTTGGTCCTGTCGCAGATCTTGGTAGAGAAAAATTACTTAAGGATTTTCCCGACAAATTTACTTCCCCAC AAATGGAAAGTCAAATGGAAGAGAGcggtaataaaaatacaaaatcatCGGGTATAATTCGTTTGAGTGCCATCAGAGAAGTAATGGACAGAGGAAAACATGCTCTATTGGATATTACTCCGAATGCTGTAGATCGGTTAAATTATGCCCAGTTTTATCCCAttgtgatatttttaaaagctgAAACAAAACAAGTTATTAAGGAAATGAGAGCAGGTATTCCCAA ATCAGCGCACAAAAGTAGCAAAAAGCTTTTAGAACAATGTCAGAAGTTGGATAAAATTTGGGGACATATATTTAGCGCTGTTATCACACTGACGACTCCTGAAGCTTGGTATCGAAAACTTAGAGAATTGATAGATCGTCAGCAACAGGGATCGTTATGGATGAGCCAAACAAAG CCGGAAGAAGCCCTCTCGGATGACTTCCTATTCCCGATGACTTCTCGCCTCTCCTACGCTTCCTCTCCGGAGAGTGATCTGGAATTAAGCCCTGCACCTGCGCTTCCTGGGACATTGGGTCCACCTATACGCTTGAAGAGTAGTTCAGATCCAAGTATTGCTACGCAAGATGATACAACCGCACCTCCTCCATATTCTACAAATTATCAA caatcTTTTGAACAACATAAAAGAAGATCACAAGGAGGTGCTGGAGATAGCAAATATGGTTTCTCTTTATCAGGACAAACAAGTAATCAATCTGGTTCTCCTGAATATCTTGGTACTTCATTCGAACCTAGATCTCCACATCATAGTCCTCCGGATCTACCACCccggatcgatcgaaatattaaacCAACAAATCAAACGACACGAGGGACGGTGCGTTCGACGCAAGAAAGGCTCATTAACAAAACTGATTCTGTCTTGGACGTTGGAAACTATATAAATGCATCGCCTCATAAAGTAAATGCTACGTCATCTCTTGAAAGGACACAAACAAAAACA ggAAGTTATGATAGTATGTCTTCATATGactcatataataataatactaatggGAATTCAAGTTATGCTGGTGTGAATCTTAACACATCGACGAATCGTCTAGGCCCCAATGTACCTGATGATTTAAAAAGTAGTGGGATGTCAGCTAGAGCTCATGATCCATATAGATTTACAAGATCTACAGCTCAACCTGTAGCTACACAAGAACCTCAAGCTACTAGAACAGATTATGCCAAATATAG CAGGACCACAGACTATAAACCAATATCAATTCCACAAAATAAGCCAGGAGGATCATACAAACCTATACCACCGCCAAAGCCCAAGAATTACAGGCCACCACAAACAACTTTAGTAGGAGATGAAAATAGTGGAAATAATGGCAATAATGGAAACAATGGAAACAATGGGAACAATGGAAACAATGCTTATCAGCACACGAAAAGTTATTCTATTGCCACTTCACACGTGCATAATgga GTAGAAAATAATAGCAACGTTAGACGCAACAACAGtcagtattattataatattccaCCTCCCACTCGTCATAACGAAAATAACCCAGTAAATTCGCATCATAATCACAGCCACATAACTCCGCCAATACATAGTCATAGCCTGAGTCATACTCATCCTCACTCTAGTCCTCCTGTGacttctcattctcattcaaATAGTGCTGGTCAGATCAATCTTAATTCCACGCATAATCGGAACAACATCAATCATAATGGTTTCAATCATAATAACAGTCATGGAAGTGGAAGTCAAACTTATGCTTCTGGAAATTCTACTCACAATAGAGAACCTAATGGTTTAGATTTAGCTGGAAGCAGGGAACAAAGAGGTAGTGCCTTTGAACTTTATCGGAAACCCGTacatcattataatattaggTAA
- the LOC122636866 gene encoding tight junction protein ZO-2 isoform X4 has protein sequence MKGYLGDKTGDRGWEIHQVTVTRVPGYGFGIAVSGGRDNPHFTNGDPAIAISDVLKAGPAEGKLQVNDRIISANGVSLEGADYGAAVRVLRDSGSTVLLVVKRRASSNSSTCPGNSAPQTHRLTLTRNNKKDDFGIVLGCRLYVKEVTRENIGVKPGDVLTRISGIAADNMSLKEARKLMDQCKDRLSIVITRDSSCCQVQQQVKTDSGEYLSGASYSSQNLYVPPPTRQPLEDKSNLVPRGRSRGPLMDVSLSQLDLPATPTVDPPRPPPPRPEDYYSSRRQMYDEDSITQRTKQPMPDPRFITFQKEGSVGVRLCGGNETGVFVTAVQAGSPASLQGLQPGDKILKVNDMDMKGVTREEAVLFLLSLQEQIDLIVQHRRQEYDQIVASGRGDSFHIKTHFHYEQPEKGEMSFRSGDVFHVVDTLHNGVVGSWQVFRIGRNNQEVQKGIIPNKARAEELATAQFNATKKELSASESRGSFFRRRRSSHRRSKSLGRDHWDDVVFSDSVSKFPAYERVILRHPGFVRPVVLFGPVADLGREKLLKDFPDKFTSPQMESQMEESGNKNTKSSGIIRLSAIREVMDRGKHALLDITPNAVDRLNYAQFYPIVIFLKAETKQVIKEMRAGIPKSAHKSSKKLLEQCQKLDKIWGHIFSAVITLTTPEAWYRKLRELIDRQQQGSLWMSQTKPEEALSDDFLFPMTSRLSYASSPESDLELSPAPALPGTLGPPIRLKSSSDPSIATQDDTTAPPPYSTNYQQSFEQHKRRSQGGAGDSKYGFSLSGQTSNQSGSPEYLGTSFEPRSPHHSPPDLPPRIDRNIKPTNQTTRGTVRSTQERLINKTDSVLDVGNYINASPHKVNATSSLERTQTKTGSYDSMSSYDSYNNNTNGNSSYAGVNLNTSTNRLGPNVPDDLKSSGMSARAHDPYRFTRSTAQPVATQEPQATRTDYAKYSRTTDYKPISIPQNKPGGSYKPIPPPKPKNYRPPQTTLVGDENSGNNGNNGNNGNNGNNGNNAYQHTKSYSIATSHVHNGVENNSNVRRNNSQYYYNIPPPTRHNENNPVNSHHNHSHITPPIHSHSLSHTHPHSSPPVTSHSHSNSAGQINLNSTHNRNNINHNGFNHNNSHGSGSQTYASGNSTHNREPNGLDLAGSREQRGSAFELYRKPVHHYNIR, from the exons ATGAAAGGTTATTTAGGAGATAAG acCGGAGATAGAGGATGGGAGATTCATCAAGTCACCGTTACCAGAGTCCCAGGATATGGTTTTGGAATCGCTGTATCTGGTGGTCGTGATAATCCACATTTTACCAATGGTGACCCAGCTATTGCAATCTCCGACGTTTTGAAGGCCGGACCTGCGGAAGGAAAGTTGCA GGTAAACGATCGCATCATTTCCGCAAACGGAGTATCGTTAGAAGGTGCCGATTATGGAGCAGCTGTCCGAGTTCTTCGAGACTCTGGATCGACCGTTTTATTGGTCGTTAAACGGAGAGCTTCGTCGAACTCATCAACTTGCCCAGGCAATTCTGCTCCACAAACTCATCGACTTACGCTCacgcgaaataataaaaaagatg ATTTTGGAATTGTATTGGGTTGTCGATTATACGTGAAAGAGGTGACTCGAGAAAATATTGGTGTTAAGCCTGGCGATGTCCTAACGCGAATAAGTGGTATTGCCGCTGATAATATGAGCCTAAAGGAAGCAAGAAAGCTAATGGATCAATGTAAGGATCGATTGTCCATTGTAATTACCAGAGATTCTTCGTGTTGTCAAGTTCAACAACAAGTTAAGACTGATAGCGGCGAGTATTTATCCGGTGCGAGCTATAGCAGTCAAAACTTGTATGTTCCACCACCAACGAGACAACCATTGgaagataaaagtaatttGGTTCCAAGAGGACGTTCAAGAGGTCCTTTAATGGACGTTTCTTTGAGTCAATTGGATTTACCAGCGACACCAACGGTAGATCCACCTAGGCCACCTCCGCCAAGACCCGAAG attattatagTTCGCGAAGACAGATGTATGACGAGGATTCTATTACACAGCGAACGAAACAACCAAT GCCGGATCCTCGATTCATTACTTTCCAAAAAGAAGGTTCGGTAGGGGTCCGATTGTGCGGAGGAAATGAAACTGGCGTTTTTGTAACGGCGGTTCAAGCTGGAAGTCCGGCTTCTCTTCAAGGTCTTCAACCGggtgataaaattttaaag GTAAATGACATGGATATGAAAGGTGTAACCAGAGAGGAAGCGGTACTATTTCTTCTTAGTCTTCAAGAGCAAATCGATCTGATCGTGCAGCATCGACGTCAGGAATACGATCAAATAGTTGCGTCTGGTAGAGGTGATTCGTTTCACATCAA gACACATTTTCATTACGAACAACCTGAAAAGGGAGAGATGAGCTTTCGCAGTGGCGATGTCTTTCATGTAGTAGACACTCTTCATAACGGAGTCGTAGGTTCTTGGCAGGTATTCCGAATTGGTAGAAACAACCAAGAAGTACAGAAAGGTATTATTCCAAACAAAGCACGCGCCGAAGAACTTGCTACTGCACAATTCAATGCCACGAAGAAGGAACTAAGTGCTAGCGAGAGTAGAGGTAGCTTCTttaggagaagaagaagtagtcaTAGACGTTCAAAATCTCTGGGAAGG gATCATTGGGACGATGTGGTATTCTCCGACAGTGTCAGTAAATTTCCAGCTTATGAACGAGTCATTCTTCGACATCCTGGGTTTGTTAGACCGGTTGTACTTTTTGGTCCTGTCGCAGATCTTGGTAGAGAAAAATTACTTAAGGATTTTCCCGACAAATTTACTTCCCCAC AAATGGAAAGTCAAATGGAAGAGAGcggtaataaaaatacaaaatcatCGGGTATAATTCGTTTGAGTGCCATCAGAGAAGTAATGGACAGAGGAAAACATGCTCTATTGGATATTACTCCGAATGCTGTAGATCGGTTAAATTATGCCCAGTTTTATCCCAttgtgatatttttaaaagctgAAACAAAACAAGTTATTAAGGAAATGAGAGCAGGTATTCCCAA ATCAGCGCACAAAAGTAGCAAAAAGCTTTTAGAACAATGTCAGAAGTTGGATAAAATTTGGGGACATATATTTAGCGCTGTTATCACACTGACGACTCCTGAAGCTTGGTATCGAAAACTTAGAGAATTGATAGATCGTCAGCAACAGGGATCGTTATGGATGAGCCAAACAAAG CCGGAAGAAGCCCTCTCGGATGACTTCCTATTCCCGATGACTTCTCGCCTCTCCTACGCTTCCTCTCCGGAGAGTGATCTGGAATTAAGCCCTGCACCTGCGCTTCCTGGGACATTGGGTCCACCTATACGCTTGAAGAGTAGTTCAGATCCAAGTATTGCTACGCAAGATGATACAACCGCACCTCCTCCATATTCTACAAATTATCAA caatcTTTTGAACAACATAAAAGAAGATCACAAGGAGGTGCTGGAGATAGCAAATATGGTTTCTCTTTATCAGGACAAACAAGTAATCAATCTGGTTCTCCTGAATATCTTGGTACTTCATTCGAACCTAGATCTCCACATCATAGTCCTCCGGATCTACCACCccggatcgatcgaaatattaaacCAACAAATCAAACGACACGAGGGACGGTGCGTTCGACGCAAGAAAGGCTCATTAACAAAACTGATTCTGTCTTGGACGTTGGAAACTATATAAATGCATCGCCTCATAAAGTAAATGCTACGTCATCTCTTGAAAGGACACAAACAAAAACA ggAAGTTATGATAGTATGTCTTCATATGactcatataataataatactaatggGAATTCAAGTTATGCTGGTGTGAATCTTAACACATCGACGAATCGTCTAGGCCCCAATGTACCTGATGATTTAAAAAGTAGTGGGATGTCAGCTAGAGCTCATGATCCATATAGATTTACAAGATCTACAGCTCAACCTGTAGCTACACAAGAACCTCAAGCTACTAGAACAGATTATGCCAAATATAG CAGGACCACAGACTATAAACCAATATCAATTCCACAAAATAAGCCAGGAGGATCATACAAACCTATACCACCGCCAAAGCCCAAGAATTACAGGCCACCACAAACAACTTTAGTAGGAGATGAAAATAGTGGAAATAATGGCAATAATGGAAACAATGGAAACAATGGGAACAATGGAAACAATGCTTATCAGCACACGAAAAGTTATTCTATTGCCACTTCACACGTGCATAATgga GTAGAAAATAATAGCAACGTTAGACGCAACAACAGtcagtattattataatattccaCCTCCCACTCGTCATAACGAAAATAACCCAGTAAATTCGCATCATAATCACAGCCACATAACTCCGCCAATACATAGTCATAGCCTGAGTCATACTCATCCTCACTCTAGTCCTCCTGTGacttctcattctcattcaaATAGTGCTGGTCAGATCAATCTTAATTCCACGCATAATCGGAACAACATCAATCATAATGGTTTCAATCATAATAACAGTCATGGAAGTGGAAGTCAAACTTATGCTTCTGGAAATTCTACTCACAATAGAGAACCTAATGGTTTAGATTTAGCTGGAAGCAGGGAACAAAGAGGTAGTGCCTTTGAACTTTATCGGAAACCCGTacatcattataatattaggTAA
- the LOC122636866 gene encoding tight junction protein ZO-2 isoform X1 gives MVIQLGFNYAMNIFERRSVLLHQRSLRRREVSKRTRKVTTKKKTVGKTYNGLQHLPNDDFLFGDNKRTSKRTRRKRTTGDRGWEIHQVTVTRVPGYGFGIAVSGGRDNPHFTNGDPAIAISDVLKAGPAEGKLQVNDRIISANGVSLEGADYGAAVRVLRDSGSTVLLVVKRRASSNSSTCPGNSAPQTHRLTLTRNNKKDDFGIVLGCRLYVKEVTRENIGVKPGDVLTRISGIAADNMSLKEARKLMDQCKDRLSIVITRDSSCCQVQQQVKTDSGEYLSGASYSSQNLYVPPPTRQPLEDKSNLVPRGRSRGPLMDVSLSQLDLPATPTVDPPRPPPPRPEDYYSSRRQMYDEDSITQRTKQPMPDPRFITFQKEGSVGVRLCGGNETGVFVTAVQAGSPASLQGLQPGDKILKVNDMDMKGVTREEAVLFLLSLQEQIDLIVQHRRQEYDQIVASGRGDSFHIKTHFHYEQPEKGEMSFRSGDVFHVVDTLHNGVVGSWQVFRIGRNNQEVQKGIIPNKARAEELATAQFNATKKELSASESRGSFFRRRRSSHRRSKSLGRDHWDDVVFSDSVSKFPAYERVILRHPGFVRPVVLFGPVADLGREKLLKDFPDKFTSPQMESQMEESGNKNTKSSGIIRLSAIREVMDRGKHALLDITPNAVDRLNYAQFYPIVIFLKAETKQVIKEMRAGIPKSAHKSSKKLLEQCQKLDKIWGHIFSAVITLTTPEAWYRKLRELIDRQQQGSLWMSQTKPEEALSDDFLFPMTSRLSYASSPESDLELSPAPALPGTLGPPIRLKSSSDPSIATQDDTTAPPPYSTNYQQSFEQHKRRSQGGAGDSKYGFSLSGQTSNQSGSPEYLGTSFEPRSPHHSPPDLPPRIDRNIKPTNQTTRGTVRSTQERLINKTDSVLDVGNYINASPHKVNATSSLERTQTKTGSYDSMSSYDSYNNNTNGNSSYAGVNLNTSTNRLGPNVPDDLKSSGMSARAHDPYRFTRSTAQPVATQEPQATRTDYAKYSRTTDYKPISIPQNKPGGSYKPIPPPKPKNYRPPQTTLVGDENSGNNGNNGNNGNNGNNGNNAYQHTKSYSIATSHVHNGVENNSNVRRNNSQYYYNIPPPTRHNENNPVNSHHNHSHITPPIHSHSLSHTHPHSSPPVTSHSHSNSAGQINLNSTHNRNNINHNGFNHNNSHGSGSQTYASGNSTHNREPNGLDLAGSREQRGSAFELYRKPVHHYNIR, from the exons ATGGTAATCCAACTTGGTTTCAACTACGCCATGAACATATTCGAGCGAAGATCAGTGCTGTTACATCAGCGTTCCTT GAGACGACGTGAGGTATccaagagaacgagaaaagtgacgacgaagaaaaaaactgTTGGGAAAACGTACAACGGATTGCAGCATCTTCCCAatgatgattttttatttggtGACAATAAAAGGACTTCAAAACGAACTCGACGTAAACGCACG acCGGAGATAGAGGATGGGAGATTCATCAAGTCACCGTTACCAGAGTCCCAGGATATGGTTTTGGAATCGCTGTATCTGGTGGTCGTGATAATCCACATTTTACCAATGGTGACCCAGCTATTGCAATCTCCGACGTTTTGAAGGCCGGACCTGCGGAAGGAAAGTTGCA GGTAAACGATCGCATCATTTCCGCAAACGGAGTATCGTTAGAAGGTGCCGATTATGGAGCAGCTGTCCGAGTTCTTCGAGACTCTGGATCGACCGTTTTATTGGTCGTTAAACGGAGAGCTTCGTCGAACTCATCAACTTGCCCAGGCAATTCTGCTCCACAAACTCATCGACTTACGCTCacgcgaaataataaaaaagatg ATTTTGGAATTGTATTGGGTTGTCGATTATACGTGAAAGAGGTGACTCGAGAAAATATTGGTGTTAAGCCTGGCGATGTCCTAACGCGAATAAGTGGTATTGCCGCTGATAATATGAGCCTAAAGGAAGCAAGAAAGCTAATGGATCAATGTAAGGATCGATTGTCCATTGTAATTACCAGAGATTCTTCGTGTTGTCAAGTTCAACAACAAGTTAAGACTGATAGCGGCGAGTATTTATCCGGTGCGAGCTATAGCAGTCAAAACTTGTATGTTCCACCACCAACGAGACAACCATTGgaagataaaagtaatttGGTTCCAAGAGGACGTTCAAGAGGTCCTTTAATGGACGTTTCTTTGAGTCAATTGGATTTACCAGCGACACCAACGGTAGATCCACCTAGGCCACCTCCGCCAAGACCCGAAG attattatagTTCGCGAAGACAGATGTATGACGAGGATTCTATTACACAGCGAACGAAACAACCAAT GCCGGATCCTCGATTCATTACTTTCCAAAAAGAAGGTTCGGTAGGGGTCCGATTGTGCGGAGGAAATGAAACTGGCGTTTTTGTAACGGCGGTTCAAGCTGGAAGTCCGGCTTCTCTTCAAGGTCTTCAACCGggtgataaaattttaaag GTAAATGACATGGATATGAAAGGTGTAACCAGAGAGGAAGCGGTACTATTTCTTCTTAGTCTTCAAGAGCAAATCGATCTGATCGTGCAGCATCGACGTCAGGAATACGATCAAATAGTTGCGTCTGGTAGAGGTGATTCGTTTCACATCAA gACACATTTTCATTACGAACAACCTGAAAAGGGAGAGATGAGCTTTCGCAGTGGCGATGTCTTTCATGTAGTAGACACTCTTCATAACGGAGTCGTAGGTTCTTGGCAGGTATTCCGAATTGGTAGAAACAACCAAGAAGTACAGAAAGGTATTATTCCAAACAAAGCACGCGCCGAAGAACTTGCTACTGCACAATTCAATGCCACGAAGAAGGAACTAAGTGCTAGCGAGAGTAGAGGTAGCTTCTttaggagaagaagaagtagtcaTAGACGTTCAAAATCTCTGGGAAGG gATCATTGGGACGATGTGGTATTCTCCGACAGTGTCAGTAAATTTCCAGCTTATGAACGAGTCATTCTTCGACATCCTGGGTTTGTTAGACCGGTTGTACTTTTTGGTCCTGTCGCAGATCTTGGTAGAGAAAAATTACTTAAGGATTTTCCCGACAAATTTACTTCCCCAC AAATGGAAAGTCAAATGGAAGAGAGcggtaataaaaatacaaaatcatCGGGTATAATTCGTTTGAGTGCCATCAGAGAAGTAATGGACAGAGGAAAACATGCTCTATTGGATATTACTCCGAATGCTGTAGATCGGTTAAATTATGCCCAGTTTTATCCCAttgtgatatttttaaaagctgAAACAAAACAAGTTATTAAGGAAATGAGAGCAGGTATTCCCAA ATCAGCGCACAAAAGTAGCAAAAAGCTTTTAGAACAATGTCAGAAGTTGGATAAAATTTGGGGACATATATTTAGCGCTGTTATCACACTGACGACTCCTGAAGCTTGGTATCGAAAACTTAGAGAATTGATAGATCGTCAGCAACAGGGATCGTTATGGATGAGCCAAACAAAG CCGGAAGAAGCCCTCTCGGATGACTTCCTATTCCCGATGACTTCTCGCCTCTCCTACGCTTCCTCTCCGGAGAGTGATCTGGAATTAAGCCCTGCACCTGCGCTTCCTGGGACATTGGGTCCACCTATACGCTTGAAGAGTAGTTCAGATCCAAGTATTGCTACGCAAGATGATACAACCGCACCTCCTCCATATTCTACAAATTATCAA caatcTTTTGAACAACATAAAAGAAGATCACAAGGAGGTGCTGGAGATAGCAAATATGGTTTCTCTTTATCAGGACAAACAAGTAATCAATCTGGTTCTCCTGAATATCTTGGTACTTCATTCGAACCTAGATCTCCACATCATAGTCCTCCGGATCTACCACCccggatcgatcgaaatattaaacCAACAAATCAAACGACACGAGGGACGGTGCGTTCGACGCAAGAAAGGCTCATTAACAAAACTGATTCTGTCTTGGACGTTGGAAACTATATAAATGCATCGCCTCATAAAGTAAATGCTACGTCATCTCTTGAAAGGACACAAACAAAAACA ggAAGTTATGATAGTATGTCTTCATATGactcatataataataatactaatggGAATTCAAGTTATGCTGGTGTGAATCTTAACACATCGACGAATCGTCTAGGCCCCAATGTACCTGATGATTTAAAAAGTAGTGGGATGTCAGCTAGAGCTCATGATCCATATAGATTTACAAGATCTACAGCTCAACCTGTAGCTACACAAGAACCTCAAGCTACTAGAACAGATTATGCCAAATATAG CAGGACCACAGACTATAAACCAATATCAATTCCACAAAATAAGCCAGGAGGATCATACAAACCTATACCACCGCCAAAGCCCAAGAATTACAGGCCACCACAAACAACTTTAGTAGGAGATGAAAATAGTGGAAATAATGGCAATAATGGAAACAATGGAAACAATGGGAACAATGGAAACAATGCTTATCAGCACACGAAAAGTTATTCTATTGCCACTTCACACGTGCATAATgga GTAGAAAATAATAGCAACGTTAGACGCAACAACAGtcagtattattataatattccaCCTCCCACTCGTCATAACGAAAATAACCCAGTAAATTCGCATCATAATCACAGCCACATAACTCCGCCAATACATAGTCATAGCCTGAGTCATACTCATCCTCACTCTAGTCCTCCTGTGacttctcattctcattcaaATAGTGCTGGTCAGATCAATCTTAATTCCACGCATAATCGGAACAACATCAATCATAATGGTTTCAATCATAATAACAGTCATGGAAGTGGAAGTCAAACTTATGCTTCTGGAAATTCTACTCACAATAGAGAACCTAATGGTTTAGATTTAGCTGGAAGCAGGGAACAAAGAGGTAGTGCCTTTGAACTTTATCGGAAACCCGTacatcattataatattaggTAA